One Aphelocoma coerulescens isolate FSJ_1873_10779 chromosome 5, UR_Acoe_1.0, whole genome shotgun sequence DNA segment encodes these proteins:
- the PHLDA2 gene encoding pleckstrin homology-like domain family A member 2 yields MKMQAEVIREGELEKRSDSLFQLWKKKLVVLTKDSLSLFPDGHKRAKGKELGFGSILKVDCVERTGKYIYFTIVTKDRKEIDFRCPDQSCWNASITMALIDFQNKRAIQDFKSRQEMEQAAGTQERRLARAP; encoded by the coding sequence ATGAAGATGCAAGCCGAGGTGATCCGCGAGGGCGAGCTGGAGAAGCGGAGCGACAGccttttccagctgtggaagAAGAAGCTGGTGGTGCTGACCAAGGACAGCCTCAGTCTCTTCCCCGACGGGCACAAGCGGGCCAAGGGCAAGGAGCTGGGCTTCGGCTCCATCCTCAAGGTGGACTGCGTGGAGCGCACGGGCAAGTACATCTACTTCACCATCGTCACCAAAGACCGCAAGGAGATTGACTTTCGGTGTCCGGaccagagctgctggaatgcCTCCATCACCATGGCCCTCATCGACTTCCAGAACAAGCGGGCCATCCAGGACTTCAAGAGCCGCCAGGAGATGGAGCAGGCGGCGGGCACCCAGGAGCGGCGGCTGGCCCGGGCGCCCTga